One Phragmites australis chromosome 23, lpPhrAust1.1, whole genome shotgun sequence DNA window includes the following coding sequences:
- the LOC133906530 gene encoding protein CENTRORADIALIS-like: MSGSVEPLIVGRVIGEVLDSFNPSVKMTVTYNSNKLVFNGHELYPSAVVSKPKVELQGDDLRSLFTLVMTDPDVPGPSDPYLREHLHWIVTDIPGTTYASFGREVISYESPKPSIGIHRFIFVLFKQDRRKPVIVPSFRDHFNTRQFAEENNLGLPVAAVYFNAQRETAARRR, translated from the exons ATGTCTGGGTCTGTGGAGCCTCTTATTGTCGGGCGGGTGATCGGAGAAGTTCTCGATTCCTTTAACCCAAGTGTGAAGATGACAGTGACCTACAACTCAAACAAGCTTGTCTTCAATGGCCATGAGCTCTACCCATCAGCAGTTGTGTCTAAACCAAAAGTAGAGCTCCAAGGGGATGACTTGCGGTCTTTATTCACATTG GTTATGACAGACCCAGATGTCCCAGGACCAAGTGATCCATATCTAAGGGAGCACCTTCACTG GATTGTGACTGATATACCTGGGACAACATATGCTTCCTTCG GGCGAGAGGTCATAAGCTACGAGAGCCCAAAGCCCAGCATTGGCATCCACAGGTTCATTTTTGTGCTCTTCAAGCAGGATCGCAGGAAGCCTGTAATTGTGCCATCCTTCAGGGACCATTTCAATACACGCCAGTTCGCTGAGGAAAATAACCTTGGCCTCCCTGTGGCTGCTGTATACTTCAATGCTCAGAGAGAAACTGCTGCCAGGAGGCGCTGA
- the LOC133906529 gene encoding uncharacterized protein LOC133906529 gives MQTGHQCNKGQPRLRVCPATQSYIHICLLKPEAPDLEEMAPKLVFVLPIVLLGWALQAILRPPPPKPCGSPGGPPLTSPRIKLRDGRYLAYREDGAEKDKAKYKVITVHAFDTTKDFPLPVSKELVGDLGIYLLAFDRAGYGESDPNPRRDVKSEALDIEELADQLELGQKFYVLGVSMGGYSIWGCLQYIPHRLAGAALVVPIINYWWPSFPAELSRQAFKKLNVPEQRTLWIAHNMPSLLYMWMTLSSAAAMDHPGIFSKHDMEVLQKMMAMPRTIENKSRQQGTSESIHRDLLVAFGSWEFDPMNITNPFPQNEGSVHIWQGYEDRLVLVELQRYISKKLPWIKYHEVPEGGHMFMLVDGWTDQILKALLVGEEPSAV, from the exons ATGCAAACAGGTCACCAATGCAATAAAGGACAACCAAGATTGCGTGTTTGCCCTGCCACTCAAAGCTACATTCACATTTGTCTTCTCAAACCTGAAGCGCCAGATCTTGAAGAAATGGCTCCTAAGTTAGTCTTTGTTCTGCCAATTGTGCTCCTCGGTTGGGCACTCCAGGCAATTCTCCGGCCACCGCCTCCGAAACCGTGTGGCTCACCAGGTGGGCCTCCTCTGACATCCCCCAGGATCAAGCTCAGGGATGGAAGGTACCTTGCATACCGAGAAGACGGAGCAGAGAAAGACAAGGCCAAGTACAAGGTCATCACAGTACATGCATTTGATACCACTAAGGACTTTCCCTTGCCTGTTTCTAAG GAGCTTGTGGGAGATCTGGGAATTTACCTGCTTGCTTTTGATAGAGCTGGGTACGGGGAAAGTGACCCGAACCCCAGGCGGGATGTCAAGAGCGAGGCACTGGATATCGAGGAGCTCGCCGACCAGCTGGAGCTTGGACAGAAGTTCTATGTCTTAGGAGTATCAATGGGAGGATACTCAATTTGGGGATGCCTCCAGTATATACCTCACAG GCTCGCAGGAGCTGCGCTAGTTGTGCCAATTATCAACTACTGGTGGCCTTCTTTCCCAGCTGAATTATCCAGGCAGGCCTTCAAGAAACTGAATGTGCCAGAGCAGAGGACCCTCTGGATTGCACACAACATGCCTTCCTTGCTCTACATGTGGATGACCCTTTCTTCTGCGGCAGCCATGGACCACCCTGGAATATTTAGCAAACATGATATGGAGGTTCTTCAGAAGATGATGGCAATGCCAAGAACCATTGAG AATAAATCAAGGCAGCAAGGCACTTCTGAATCAATCCACCGTGATTTACTTGTCGCTTTTGGAAGCTGGGAGTTTGATCCAATGAATATTACCAATCCGTTTCCTCAAAATGAGGGTTCTGTACACATCTGGCAAGGATATGAAGATAGGTTGGTGCTTGTTGAACTGCAGCGGTACATTTCCAAGAAGCTTCCATGGATCAAGTACCATGAAGTCCCAGAAGGTGGCCATATGTTCATGCTGGTAGATGGATGGACTGACCAAATTCTCAAGGCACTCTTGGTAGGAGAAGAGCCCTCAGCTGTGTGA
- the LOC133906612 gene encoding uncharacterized protein LOC133906612: protein MARLEAKAAAPKNATAASSGDDQLMRTMSTDDEDELFELDIALLNSRDSCVGDDHHTCRGRSAAVADGDGHALLANCLLPVSSVSNAVPVTASSIVSSYPYFGYYSSRRLFTTTTTTTSSKRFLGRPGNSARFCFSIRGFETMGNYFQRY from the coding sequence ATGGCACGCTTGGAAGCCAAAGCCGCCGCGCCCAAGAACGCGACGGCGGCAAGCAGCGGCGACGACCAGCTGATGAGGACGATGAGcaccgacgacgaggacgagctGTTCGAGCTCGACATCGCCCTCCTCAACAGCCGCGACAGCTGCGTCGGCGACGATCACCACACCTGTCGCGGCCGCTCTGCTGCCGTTGCCGACGGCGACGGGCATGCCCTGCTGGCGAACTGCCTGCTGCCGGTGAGCTCGGTGAGCAACGCGGTGCCGGTCACGGCGAGCAGCATCGTCTCCTCGTACCCCTACTTTGGTTACTACAGCTCCAGGaggctcttcaccaccaccaccaccaccacgagcAGCAAGAGGTTTCTTGGACGGCCAGGGAATTCGGCGAGGTTTTGCTTCTCGATCAGAGGCTTTGAAACCATGGGGAACTACTTTCAGAGGTACTGA
- the LOC133906727 gene encoding pentatricopeptide repeat-containing protein At1g22960, mitochondrial-like: MLFNIPYCNSQAPAAATAVAAISSLRFSSTSPALIPSTPPLPEENPFAALLASDPPPPEPLRQVLATGDVHVTLRGLPGLARQLFRWAETTTRGFPRSAATFAAVLVPLAEANHIRAAYPVSLRALHLGLLLPVVSLLLSSTPLSRSHRSLLSLLLRLSTNHSTECEAHDATGTPTTCSTLCLAAFREMARHGVAPDVKDCNRVLRSLRDAARWDDVWAVHAEMLQLGVEPSIVTYNTLLDSYFKEGKRDEADMLLREMKTQGTGCLPNDVTYNVVISWLARKGELEKAAELVDFLRLSKKASSFTYNPLITGLFAKGFVRKVEALQLEMENESIMPTVVTYNAMIHGLLKSRQVEAAQVKFVEMRAMGLLPDLITYNSLINGYCKAGNLKEAFWLLGDLRRAGLVPTISTYNIIIDGYCRLGDLEEARRFKEEMVEQGCLPDVCTYTILMNGSCKVRNVAMAREFFDEMLSKGLQPDCFAYNTRICAELTLGATSKALQLREVMMLKGISSDTVTYNILIDGLSKTGNLKDAYDLWVKMVGDGLQPDCITYTCLIHAYCESGLLREARNFFKSMVSSGLPPSAVTYTVFIHTYCRRGNLYSAYGWFRKMLEEGVEPNEVTYNVLIHALCRMGRTDLAYHHFHEMLDRGLAPNKYTYTLLIDGNCKEGNWVDAIRFYFEMHQNGIHPDYCTHNALFKGFDEGHMHHAIEYLENVVLGE, encoded by the coding sequence ATGCTATTCAATATCCCATACTGCAACTCACAAGCTCctgctgccgccaccgccgtcgcagCTATCTCCAGCCTCCGGTTCTCCTCCACCTCGCCGGCGTTGATTCCTTCGACGCCTCCTCTGCCCGAGGAGAACCCATTCGCCGCACTCCTCGCCTCTGATCCCCCACCGCCGGAGCCTCTCCGCCAGGTGCTCGCCACGGGCGACGTCCACGTCACGCTCCGCGGCCTCCCGGGCCTCGCGCGCCAGCTGTTCCGGTGGGCGGAGACCACAACGCGCGGCTTCCCCCGCTCCGCCGCCACGTTCGCCGCCGTCCTCGTCCCGCTCGCCGAAGCCAACCACATCCGAGCCGCCTACCCCGTCTCCCTCCGCGCCCTCCACCTCGGTCTCCTCCTCCCCGTCGtgtccctcctcctctcttccacTCCCCTCTCTCGCTCCCATCGATCCCTACTCAGCCTCCTCCTACGCTTGTCCACCAATCACTCGACGGAATGCGAAGCCCACGACGCCACGGGCACGCCCACCACCTGTTCGACGCTGTGCCTCGCTGCCTTCCGTGAGATGGCGCGCCACGGCGTGGCCCCTGACGTCAAGGATTGCAACCGTGTGCTGCGCTCTCTGCGTGACGCGGCCAGGTGGGACGACGTTTGGGCTGTGCATGCAGAGATGCTCCAGCTTGGGGTTGAGCCGAGCATTGTCACGTACAATACGTTGCTGGATTCATACTTCAAGGAGGGAAAGAGGGATGAGGCTGACATGCTGCTGAGGGAGATGAAGACACAGGGGACTGGTTGCTTGCCAAACGATGTCACTTACAATGTGGTGATTAGTTGGTTGGCCAGGAAAGGTGAGCTGGAGAAGGCAGCAGAGCTGGTTGACTTCTTGCGGCTATCCAAGAAAGCTTCATCCTTCACTTATAACCCACTTATCACTGGGTTGTTTGCAAAGGGTTTTGTCAGAAAGGTTGAAGCTTTGCAGTTGGAGATGGAGAATGAAAGTATTATGCCTACAGTGGTGACATACAATGCAATGATTCATGGGCTGCTTAAAAGTAGGCAGGTGGAGGCTGCGCAGGTGAAGTTTGTGGAAATGAGGGCGATGGGCTTGCTGCCAGACTTGATCACGTACAATTCGTTGATAAATGGATATTGTAAGGCAGGTAATTTGAAGGAGGCATTTTGGTTGCTTGGTGATTTGAGGCGTGCAGGGTTAGTACCAACAATTTCAacatataatattattatagatgGTTATTGTAGATTAGGTGATTTAGAGGAAGCTAGGAGATTCAAAGAAGAAATGGTAGAGCAGGGCTGTTTGCCCGATGTTTGTACATATACGATTCTCATGAATGGTTCATGTAAGGTGAGGAATGTTGCTATGGCAAGAGAGTTCTTTGATGAGATGCTGAGCAAAGGTTTGCAGCCAGATTGCTTTGCCTATAATACAAGGATTTGCGCCGAGCTAACACTAGGGGCTACTTCCAAGGCTTTGCAGTTGAGGGAGGTGATGATGTTGAAAGGAATATCTTCTGATACCGTCACATACAATATTCTTATTGATGGACTGTCCAAGACTGGTAACCTGAAAGATGCCTATGATCTGTGGGTGAAGATGGTCGGTGATGGTTTACAGCCTGACTGTATCACATACACCTGCTTGATTCATGCGTACTGTGAGAGTGGACTCCTAAGGGAAGCaaggaatttttttaagagcATGGTCTCAAGTGGTTTGCCACCCTCAGCTGTGACCTACACCGTTTTTATTCACACATATTGTAGAAGAGGAAATCTTTATTCAGCATATGGTTGGTTCCGGAAGATGCTGGAGGAAGGAGTTGAACCTAATGAAGTAACATATAATGTGCTCATACATGCACTATGCAGGATGGGCAGAACTGACTTGGCTTATCATCATTTTCATGAGATGCTGGATAGGGGATTGGCGCCAAACAAATACACATATACTTTGTTGATAGATGGGAACTGTAAAGAAGGCAACTGGGTGGATGCAAtaagattttattttgaaatgcATCAGAATGGTATTCATCCAGATTATTGCACACATAATGCCTTGTTTAAGGGATTTGATGAAGGCCACATGCATCATGCAATTGAGTACTTGGAGAATGTTGTTTTGGGTGAATAG